The genomic region cgtccactcggattacccgcttgcagctcatcggagacaccatgttcggtgcccatcgagggtaacatggcgcactccccccctcctccttgcggaaaggcgacgtaggggcgtatgtaaaaagccgagtctgtccctgatcgtcctctcgccctgtgcggaggctcgggggctgctctcgcaaacccggctccggccaaaccattgacagcgtcaacataccagcccgagagcttgggccccgaccgtgcacccgggctacggccagttcgcatgagggaacaaccagaccagccgaagcattacgcaaggcattaagacctcgaaggagtgaaaccactcctccgaggcctcgggggctacacccggcgggtgcgctcgcgcgcacccaccggaaccaaatgcaaccgagaaaggctggtccccttgcaaaaaagtgcgacgaaagcctccaagcgagtgctaacactcccttcgaggctcgggggctactgtcggggaccataattaggggtaccctcaagacgcctaattctcagctggtaacccccatcagcataaagctgcagaggcttgatgggtgcgattaagtcagggatcagtccatacgagtgactcgatcacgcctcgtccgagcctagcctcggacaagggcagccaaccccgaggggtttccgtctcgcccgaggcccccctttaacggcggacacatctccggctcgcccgaggccttgccttcgctaagaagcaaccctgactaaatcgccgtaccgaccgaccgagtcgcaggggcatttaacgcaaaggtggcctgacacctttatcctgacgcgcgcccccccggcagagccgaagtgaccgccgtcacttcgccgcaccactgaccgaactgacagaaggacagcgccgcctgcgccactccgacgagtgaggctgacaggcagtcaggccctgccaaaggcgccataggaaactccgctccgcccgacccagggctcggactcgggctaagacccggaagacggtgaactccgctccgcccgaccccagggctcggactcgggctaagacccggaagacggcgaactccgctccgcccgacccagggctcggactcgggctaagacccggaagacggcgaactccgctccgcccgaccccagggctcggactcgggctaagacccggaagacggcgaactccgctccgcccgacccagggctcggactcgggctcagccccagaaggcgacgaactccgcttcgcccgaccccagggctcagactccgccctggcctctgctgaacgacctccgcctcgcccgacccaggggctcgggctcggcctcggcagcgGAAGAcaaattcgaccccagcttcggaggagcccccacgtcgcccggcctcgggcgcgggcccgccacgtcaacagggagcgccatcatcaccctaccccgagccgactcgggccgcagagagcaagaccggtgtcccatctggccagctccgccggataggcaatgatgacgcccctcgtgccctgtgacgacgacggctctcagctcccttacggaagcagagggacgtcagcaaagactcgaccgctccgacagctgtccctccgccaagctccgttgctcctccgacagccacgacatcacaccagcagggtgccaagatctctccggctgccacattggcatgtacttagggcgctagctctccctccgctagacacgtagcactctgctacaccccccattgtacacctggatcctctccttacaactataaaaggaaggaccagggccttcttagagaaggttggccgcgcgggacgaggacgggacaggcgctctcttggggccgctcgcttccctcacccgcgtggacgcttgtaacccccctactgcaagcgcacccgacctgggcgcgggacgaacacgaaggccgcgggatttccacctctctcacgcccgtctccggccacctcgcctcttcccccttcgcgctcgcccacgcgctcgacccatctgggctggggcacgcgacacactcactcgtcggctcagggacccccggtctcgaaacgccgacactatagTTATTAGCACATGATAATCTGGACTAGACTATGTTTAATTTCTAGGTCCGCCATTGGAAATTGGTCATCACCAATCTTTTAGATATGACTCTAAAAAATAGTTGCAGACGTCAAAGCAATCAAATACATAAAGGTCTTGTTGCAACTGCCAGATACACAGTAACAACAGATACCTCACGTTCCAGCCGACCTAAACAAACATAGCCCAAAAGATTCTGTAGCGTGATCCGTTGTCGAAACAGAGCTTCGCCTTGCATCCTCTTGCAACGGCTCTCCTGCGCTCTCTGCCCACGGCTCTTCTTCCAGAACAAAAAGGAGTCCCAGGCACCGCAAGGCTTTCATTCCCCGAAGTTCTTGGCGTCTAATCCTTGCCTCCCATGGCTGTGCCTCGGCGGTGGGCGAACCTCGACATCAACTTGGTGACGGAGATCATGAACCGCGTCCCATGCGCAATCGACCGCGCGCGGATGGCCGCCGTTTGCCAGGCGTGGCTCGCGGCGGTCGAGCAGGCAGAGCCTCCGACATTTCAGCTCCCGTCGCTCCTCCTCCCGCCCGCGGACGTGACTGGCGTCTACTGCTACCTCAGCGGTTGCCGCGAACACAACATGTTGCCCTTGCCCGCGCCCCGCTACTTCGGCTCGTACGACGGCGGTTGGTTCTTCCTCGCCTACGGTCAGACTCGCGGGCACCGGCTGCTCAACATCCGCACCGGAGAGTCCCGCGCGCTACCCGACGTGGTCGACGTCGTGGTTCACACCGCTTACGAAGTCCTCAGCATGGTCGTCCTCGCCGCCACCCTCTCCTCCCCGCCTGATCACCCGGAATGCGCCGCCGCGGGCATCGTCACCTACCAGCCGGACCTCAACGGGCCGCACCGACGCGACTTCGCGTTCTGGGGCCCAGGGGATGATGTGGCTGTCTGCGACGTTTTGCCCGCCGCGCCTGTTGGGCCGGAGTGGGAACTGGAGGACGTCGTGTACTACCAGAACTCCTTCCATTTCCTAACCCAAGGTGGGCATATCCTCGTGTGCGGAGGGGTCTATGATGATAATGGTGGGATTATTCTGGTAGCGCTGTTGGCGGCGTTAACGTGCTTACAGGAAGGCGGGTGCAATGACGAACAGTTCGTCCACGCTCGCTACCTCGTGGTATCCGGCGGGGAACTGCTGATGGTCGTCAGGCTCGCTGCCCACCATCACGCGCCGACTTCTTCGTTCAAGGTTTTCCGGATGACGACGACGCCTACGAATATCATCCAGGCAGGCCATAACGGGGAGGTGGCTAATGAGTACACTAGGACCTGGAATTGGATCGAGCTGGGTGAATTGGGTGGCCGGATGCTGTTCGTGGGGCGAGGATGCTCCAGGTCCTACGAGGTGCGTGATTACCCGAGGTTCAAGGAAGGCATCTTCTTCTTGGATGATCGGAGCTTCTACGACGCCGAGATGATGTTCGGCGGAGTCAATGAGAGGAAGTACCCTTGCAACGACATCGGCAGGTGGTCGCCACCGGAAGGGCCGCTGCCTTCCCACGTCGAACTCTACTTCCCGGAGCGGGTTCCTTCGTACAACTCTCCTCCGGCTTGGCTTTTCCCTTGAGATCGCAGGTTTATGGTTACGAAAGCCATTGTGTTTGAGTGCGATAAATCATGTGTATGTTCGTCTTGCGATAAATCGTTGGTTCTGTTAACAGTGAGACAGTAGCTGAAATTGTATGCAACTAAGATTCAGATGTGTTCTGTTTGCTGTGCCTAGTGTGTTGCAACTGTTCTGTATTTTGTGCTACTCTTATCAGTTTACATACATATGTCCAGAAATGGTTTTTGATGGGAAATGTGCAGAAATGGTTGCCACTTTATGAAATCTTTGTGTCAATTCACTACCAGTCACAGCTGCTTTGCCGATTGCTTCGGCCACTCATCAAAATcttaaaaacactcgacaaacttTGAcactgttggatcttttatgggcttggcccatttattcaaTAAACTTTATGGTATTTAAtgatggagaataccaatagtactatATTGAaagtccaagtgtcttttgacttgacttatatggtgagaattattccacttaatttgagaagtcaagaaatgtacAAGGGCGTGCCACGCGCGCGTCGCCGCCGGCCTGGCGTGGCATGGCGTGGCAAGCGAcgcgcgggcgtggtgtggttgtgttaatttttagcaatcATTAACCGTGGGAGTTTCAACTCCGGGTTAAACCTTTCATTCAGCTTCCCTTCCGCGATGATAAAAAGGGGAGAATGCCTGTCACTTGGTACACGAGAGCAGAACcttcagaatcacagtccagcgCAAGTGTGGGTGTTTCCATCTCgtagctctgcgcgcacagagaagcgagagggcaggtgcctccgaagcccttgccgttcgagaccttgcacgggggatcgacaattaggtttttggagagcgtctacgcgactgcccaaaatatCTTCTTCCTGACGACATGACAagagaagctggacaaggatctggatcatcagagcgcatgggagggtatgatcaatttatGTCCTTACTATTTTGCGTTCTAcatattatatatgtttcatatattcatatgtgttgtttcatatgtagcaatgattttatctcatctgttctgtcatattataatatgttatatctgtttgttttaatCTTACAGTCATGTTGTTTATATTACTATCTGTTTATTTTAAGTTGTTCCGTAATAATACttgaaccatgtttatatacttattatatttatatgattcatatgctttgtgttctcatgatccatattgttatggatatatttgagatcacgatttctatgattaattatttcgtatatgtcatcatcataatattaatttatggaattaaaatgatatggaaaatgcctataattctaacaatccaaaaacctaatgttaggcatttttctgtcagaggttttgctgccgtgctaaagcctgatccttttgatgatggtaaaaacttcttgatatggaaagctaaaatggaattgtggattactgcaatgtcttgttttcatactgctgagggcaagcctgccgacttacctcctgaggatgaggctaagtttaaggctgaagacaacctctttcgaggtgcagtaattagcgcacttgatacaaaattctagaaaagctatatcatccttcctatagggaaagagctgtgggatgcacttgttggaaagtttggagttaccgacgctggtagcgagctgtatctcatggagcagctgtatgactacaagatggttgagaaccgatctgtagtggaacaggctcatgagtttcaggcactagtgtcggcgttttgagaccggggggtccctgggtcgacgagtgaatgtcgttgcgtgccccagcccagatgggtcgagcgcgagggcgagcgcgaaggggggagagcgaggcggccggagaccggcgtgagagaggtgggaatcccgcggccttcgtgttcgtcccgcgcccaggtcgggtgcgcttgcagtagggggttacaagcgtccacgcgggagagggagcgagcggcttcaagcgagcgcctgtctcgtcctcgtccccgcgcggccaaccctctctaagagggccctggtccttccttttataagcgtaaggagaggatctaggtgtacaatggggggtgtagcagagtgctacgtgtctagcggaggagagctagcgccctaagtacatgccgttgtggcagccggagagattttggcacccagctggtgtgatgtcgtggccgtcggaggagcgatggagcctgtcgGAGCGgtggaatccttgctgacgtcctcttgcttccgtaagggggctgagagccgccgtcgtcacagagtatgcggggcgccatcattgcctatctggcggagcgagccagatgggacgccggtcttgttccctgcggcccgagtcagctcggggtagggtgatgatggcgcctcctgttgacgtggctggtctgcgccctaggttgggcgatgtggaagctcctccgaagccgaggtcgagtctgtcttccgtggccgaggtcgagtccgagcccctgggtcgggcgaggcggagttcgtcgttttctagggctgagcccaagtccgagccctgggtcgggcggagcggagttcgtcgtcttctggggctgagcccaagtccgagccctgggtcgggcggagcggagttcgtcgtcttctggggctgagcccaagtccgagccctgggtcgggcggagcggagttcgtcgtcttctggggctgagcccaagtccgagccctgggtcgggtggagtggagttcgtcgtcttctagggctgagcccaagtccgagccctgggtcgggcggagcggagttcgtcgtcttctggggctgatcccaagtccgagccctgggtcgggcggagcggagttcgtcgtcttccggggctgagcccgtgtccgagccctaggtcgggcggagcggagttcgccgtcttccggggctgagcccgagtccgagccctgggtcgggcgaagcggagcttcctatggtgccttcggcagggcctgactgcctgtcagtctcactctgtcaagaggcactgcagtcagagtggcgcatgcggcgctgtccttctgtcaggccggtcagtggagcggcgaagtgacgacggtcactttggctctgccggctggggggcgcgtgtcaggataaaggtgtcaggccacctttgcattaaatgctcctgcgatttggtcggtcggtgcggcgatttagtcagggttgcttcttggcgaaggcagggcctcgggcgagccggaaatatgttcgccactggagggggcctcgggcgagacggaaatcctccgggattggctgcccttgtccgaggctaggctcgggcgaggcgtgatcgagtccct from Zea mays cultivar B73 chromosome 6, Zm-B73-REFERENCE-NAM-5.0, whole genome shotgun sequence harbors:
- the LOC100273472 gene encoding uncharacterized protein LOC100273472; the protein is MAVPRRWANLDINLVTEIMNRVPCAIDRARMAAVCQAWLAAVEQAEPPTFQLPSLLLPPADVTGVYCYLSGCREHNMLPLPAPRYFGSYDGGWFFLAYGQTRGHRLLNIRTGESRALPDVVDVVVHTAYEVLSMVVLAATLSSPPDHPECAAAGIVTYQPDLNGPHRRDFAFWGPGDDVAVCDVLPAAPVGPEWELEDVVYYQNSFHFLTQGGHILVCGGVYDDNGGIILVALLAALTCLQEGGCNDEQFVHARYLVVSGGELLMVVRLAAHHHAPTSSFKVFRMTTTPTNIIQAGHNGEVANEYTRTWNWIELGELGGRMLFVGRGCSRSYEVRDYPRFKEGIFFLDDRSFYDAEMMFGGVNERKYPCNDIGRWSPPEGPLPSHVELYFPERVPSYNSPPAWLFP